One Malania oleifera isolate guangnan ecotype guangnan chromosome 9, ASM2987363v1, whole genome shotgun sequence DNA segment encodes these proteins:
- the LOC131164999 gene encoding putative disease resistance RPP13-like protein 1 isoform X4 translates to MPVGELFLGAILQVLFDRLASRELLDFADREGLHSRIVGWGKRLQMIQDVLQDAENKQTKNSALRSWLKDLRDLAYDVEDLLDEFDTEALRRKLMADPQATTSKVQSFIPTCLNPSIILFRYQMSSKIKEIDGRFRNILEQKDHFGLEKILQRLTEVPSRPHTTSCVFDPRIYGRAEDIRKLKQSILTDNGSGEKVGVIPIVGMGGIGKTTLARHVFNDETVYGHFHEKAWVCVSDNYDIKRITKAILESFTSQSSSLNELNELQTKVNETLTEKKFLLVLDDVWNTDYVDWDNLRSPFGSGKQGSKIIVTTRNHNVVSTMAPMRSHFSLNHLSDDDCWLVFKQHAFEAGDMEEACPPNLISIGRKIVEKCKGLPLAAKSLGGLLRNKLNVREYEDVLNSEIWDLSEEGSNGIVPALKLSYYHLPAYLKPCFEYCSIFPKDYEFEEREVVFLWIAQGYISGEQMEDVGNQYFRELSSRLFFQPSSGDGSLFVMHDLIHNLARNIAEGDEKSEINKVRHFSYTSEEYDVKKKFEDLDEAKCLRTFLRCYPPSQHFYFKTYITWK, encoded by the exons ATGCCGGTGGGAGAGCTGTTTCTGGGTGCAATCCTGCAAGTGCTGTTTGACAGACTTGCCTCCCGTGAGTTGTTGGATTTTGCAGACCGAGAGGGGCTTCATTCTCGGATTGTCGGATGGGGAAAACGGTTgcagatgattcaagatgttcTACAAGATGCAGAAAATAAACAAACCAAAAATTCTGCTCTCAGGTCCTGGTTAAAAGATCTGAGAGACTTAGCTTATGATGTGGAGGATCTACTTGATGAGTTCGATACTGAAGCTTTGCGGCGTAAGTTGATGGCTGACCCCCAAGCTACTACCAGTAAGGTGCAATCCTTCATCCCTACTTGTTTGAACCCAAGTATTATTTTGTTCAGATATCAGATGAGTTCAAAGATAAAAGAGATTGATGGCCGATTCAGAAATATTTTGGAacaaaaggatcattttggtttGGAGAAGATACTTCAAAGACTGACAGAAGTTCCGTCAAGGCCACATACCACATCTTGTGTGTTTGATCCTCGTATTTATGGCAGGGCTGAGGACATAAGAAAGCTGAAACAATCAATCTTAACCGATAATGGAAGCGGTGAGAAAGTTGGTGTAATTCCCATCGTTGGGATGGGAGGGATAGGGAAGACAACCTTGGCCCGACACGTGTTCAATGATGAAACGGTGTATGGGCATTTTCATGAAAAAGCATGGGTTTGTGTATCAGATAACTATGATATAAAGAGAATCACAAAGGCAATTCTTGAGTCATTCACTTCCCAATCCTCTAGTTTGAATGAGTTGAATGAACTTCAAACCAAAGTGAATGAGACATTAAcagaaaagaaatttttacttgttttagaTGATGTATGGAATACTGATTATGTTGATTGGGATAATTTGCGGTCTCCCTTTGGATCTGGAAAACAAGGAAGCAAAATCATAGTGACAACCCGCAACCATAATGTCGTATCAACAATGGCACCTATGAGATCTCATTTTTCCTTGAACCATTTATCCGATGATGATTGTTGGTTGGTGTTTAAGCAACATGCATTTGAGGCTGGGGATATGGAAGAAGCATGCCCCCCCAATTTGATCTCAATTGGTAGGAAAATTGTGGAGAAGTGCAAAGGCTTGCCTTTGGCAGCAAAATCACTTGGTGGCCTTTTGCGCAATAAATTGAATGTGCGTGAATATGAAGATGTATTGAATAGTGAAATATGGGATTTATCTGAGGAGGGGAGCAATGGAATTGTTCCAGCATTAAAATTGAGTTATTATCATCTCCctgcatatttgaaaccctgctTTGAATATTGTTCAATATTCCCGAAGGATTATGAATTTGAGGAGAGGGAGGTAGTCTTTTTGTGGATAGCTCAGGGGTACATTTCAGGGGAACAAATGGAAGATGTCGGCAATCAATATTTTCGTGAATTGTCGTCAAGGTTATTTTTCCAACCATCAAGTGGCGatggatctctatttgtgatgcaTGATCTCATTCATAATTTGGCACGAAATATTGCAGAAGGTGATGAGAAAAGTGAGATAAATAAGGTTCGCCATTTTTCATACACTTCCGAGGAATATGATGTTAAGAAGAAATTTGAGGACCTTGATGAAGCGAAGTGTTTACGGACTTTCCTCCGATGCTACCCTCCATCACAACACTTTTATTTCAAAACTTACATTACTTG GAAATAA
- the LOC131164999 gene encoding putative disease resistance protein At3g14460 isoform X2, protein MPKSVSTLCNLQTLILRKCFYFRRFPSELWKLINLRHLDISGAGMIKGMPSRIGELRSLRTLPDFIVGENYSGSSGIGELRNLLYLKGELCISRLRNVTNAEEARKANLVNKEGLSALKLQWNNDSESVDSSAEFDILEALRPHQKLEELTIEEYRGDGFPSWMKDASFSNMRVVRLKNCQNCALLPTMGKLPVLKELTIIGMNAVKKVGSEFYWGQGSCSSSCSFMAAFQSLETLNFEDMGEWEVWEVNAVMPKLRKLIVKCCPKLMGELPINKNIPPLLEVLSVEECGQLVVSFSEGTFPSLREIDIFGCNRMVITEKVDFKSLVSLTAYEVREVDVSAQFFSSSITGLPKLEELRVNGKGYKKINMEQQQLYHHLNTLRSLEIEDAFDLVSLEGGGGGENQQGLPVPLSFHTLTSIEYLSICNCESLVSFPDTGFPPTLRRLCIDDCAALKCIFLCEAERPSANCLEFLDICACPFLTSISSCGQLLPCLKSLRVDSCSSLTHISSSGQLPPCLESLDICNCPSLRCILSSGQLLPRLKSLDIVYCSSLTCILSSSQLLPCLESLNVNDCPSLTCILSSGQLLPCLKSLEVYACPSLLCISSSGQLLPCLKSLKVFGCPSLTCISSSDQLLPCLESLKVFGCPSLTCISSSSQLLPCLKSLEVRGCSSLTCISSSGQLLPYLKSLDVFMCPFLTCVSSRGPLPSSLEKLRIWDCEGLESVAVGGMAPHSSLQSFCIECCPELKSLPDGLEALRFLDEIKLYGCRNLESLPQGGLPTTLRSLVIHECEKLKDLHNPIHHLTSLTELRIEGPGCEDLLLSLFSDKAATTMLPTSLRDLSISNFPNLEKLSSKPFQNHNLSLQFLQIRACPKLTSISRHLLPPSLLSLEIFGCPRLKPKFAKGKGQLWPKIQYIPRVDMDGNSIFDPEPMCQEEIMYRQHVAERHRMEYRKRLMREFARRTETHSSNDSRRAQ, encoded by the exons ATGCCGAAATCAGTAAGCACACTCTGCAATCTACAAacattgatattgagaaaatgttTTTACTTTCGGAGATTTCCATCAGAGTTGTGGAAGTTAATCAACTTGCGTCATCTTGACATTAGTGGTGCAGGGATGATTAAAGGCATGCCTTCTCGGATTGGTGAATTAAGGAGCCTGCGGACATTACCAGATTTTATTGTCGGGGAAAATTATAGTGGGTCTTCAGGGATAGGAGAATTGAGGAATTTATTGTATCTTAAAGGAGAACTTTGTATATCTAGGTTGAGGAATGTAACCAATGCCGAGGAAGCAAGGAAGGCCAATTTGGTTAATAAGGAGGGCTTGTCTGCTTTAAAGCTACAGTGGAATAATGACAGTGAATCAGTAGACTCAAGTGCTGAATTTGACATACTGGAGGCACTACGACCTCATCAAAAGTTGGAAGAATTGACCATCGAGGAATACAGGGGTGATGGATTTCCCAGTTGGATGAAAGATGCATCATTCTCAAATATGAGAGTAGTAAGATTAAAGAATTGTCAGAACTGTGCATTGTTGCCAACGATGGGGAAACTACCAGTGCTCAAGGAACTTACTATTATAGGCATGAATGCTGTAAAGAAAGTGGGATCAGAATTCTACTGGGGGCAGGGGTCATGTAGTTCCTCATGCTCATTCATGGCAGCCTTTCAATCTTTGGAGACTTTGAATTTTGAGGATATGGGAGAATGGGAGGTTTGGGAGGTGAATGCAGTAATGCCTAAACTCCGTAAGCTTATTGTTAAGTGTTGTCCCAAACTTATGGGAGAGTTGCCCATTAATAAGAACATTCCTCCTTTACTTGAGGTACTTTCTGTTGAAGAGTGTGGTCAATTGGTGGTTTCCTTTTCTGAAGGTACTTTTCCTTCACTCCGTGAAATTGATATTTTTGGATGCAATAGAATGGTGATAACAGAGAAGGTTGACTTCAAGTCCCTTGTCTCACTAACTGCGTACGAAGTTCGAGAAGTGGATGTCTCTGCACAATTTTTTTCATCGAGTATCACTGGTTTACCTAAGCTTGAAGAATTGCGTGTTAATGGCAAAGGATATAAGAAGATTAATATGGAGCAACAACAACTATACCATCATCTCAATACCCTTCGAAGTTTGGAGATTGAAGATGCTTTCGACCTTGTTTCCttggaaggaggaggaggaggagagaatCAACAGGGTTTGCCTGTGCCACTATCGTTTCACACCCTCACCTCTATTGAATATCTGTCGATTTGTAACTGTGAAAGTCTGGTTTCTTTTCCAGACACAGGTTTTCCCCCCACTCTCAGACGACTTTGCATTGATGATTGTGCAGCTCTAAAGTGCATTTTTTTGTGTGAGGCGGAGAGACCCAGTGCCAACTGTCTCGAGTTCTTGGACATTTGTGCATGTCCGTTTCTCACGTCCATCTCATCCTGTGGTCAGCTGCTACCTTGTCTCAAGTCCTTGCGCGTTGATAGTTGTTCATCCCTCACGCACATCTCATCCAGTGGTCAGCTGCCACCTTGTCTCGAATCCTTGGACATTTGTAACTGTCCATCCCTCAGGTGCATCTTATCCAGTGGTCAGCTGCTACCGCGTCTTAAATCCTTAGACATTGTATACTGTTCATCTCTCACGTGCATCTTATCCAGCAGTCAATTGCTACCTTGTCTCGAATCGTTGAATGTTAATGATTGTCCATCTCTCACTTGCATCTTATCCAGTGGTCAGCTCCTACCTTGTCTCAAATCCTTGGAAGTTTATGCGTGTCCATCTCTCTTGTGCATCTCATCCAGCGGTCAACTGCTACCTTGTCTCAAATCCTTGAAGGTTTTTGGCTGTCCATCTCTCACTTGCATCTCATCCAGCGATCAGCTGCTACCTTGTCTCGAATCCTTGAAGGTTTTTGGCTGTCCATCTCTCACTTGCATCTCGTCCAGCAGTCAACTGCTACCTTGTCTCAAATCCTTGGAGGTTCGTGGCTGTTCATCTCTCACGTGCATCTCATCCAGCGGTCAGCTGCTACCTTATCTCAAATCCTTAGATGTTTTTATGTGTCCATTTCTCACGTGCGTCTCATCCCGGGGTCCGCTTCCGAGCTCCCTTGAGAAATTACGGATATGGGATTGTGAGGGGTTAGAATCGGTGGCAGTGGGTGGAATGGCTCCCCACTCCTCCCTTCAGTCTTTTTGTATTGAGTGCTGTCCCGAACTCAAATCCTTGCCAGATGGGTTGGAAGCTCTCAGGTTCCTCGACGAAATCAAGTTATATGGATGCCGTAATCTGGAGTCCCTTCCCCAAGGAGGGTTGCCCACAACCTTGAGATCACTTGTAATCCATGAATGCGAGAAACTCAAGGACCTGCACAACCCCATTCACCATCTCACCTCTCTCACAGAATTGCGAATTGAGGGGCCCGGCTGTGAGGATCTGCTGCTGTCCTTGTTCTCAGACAAAGCTGCTACTACGATGTTGCCCACCTCTCTTCGCGACCTGAGCATCTCCAATTTCCCAAATCTAGAAAAACTATCTTCCAAACCATTTCAAAACCacaatctctctcttcaattccttcAAATCAGAGCGTGCCCTAAACTCACATCCATTTCCCGCCATTTGCTGCCCCCCTCGCTTCTCAGCTTGGAAATCTTTGGATGTCCTCGTCTAAAACCAAAATTTGCCAAGGGGAAAGGACAACTTTGGCCCAAGATTCAGTACATTCCACGTGTCGATATGGATGGCAATTCCATCTTTGATCCTGAGCCCATGTGCCAAGAG GAAATAATGTATCGACAGCATGTCGCCGAGCGACACAGGATGGAATATCGCAAAAGGTTGATGAGGGAATTTGCACGCCGAACAGAAACTCATTCTTCAAATGATTCCAGGCGTGCTCAAtga
- the LOC131164999 gene encoding putative disease resistance protein At3g14460 isoform X1, translating to MMLRRNLRTLMKRSVYGLSSDATLHHNTFISKLTLLDRIGDLKHLRYLNLSETYIREMPKSVSTLCNLQTLILRKCFYFRRFPSELWKLINLRHLDISGAGMIKGMPSRIGELRSLRTLPDFIVGENYSGSSGIGELRNLLYLKGELCISRLRNVTNAEEARKANLVNKEGLSALKLQWNNDSESVDSSAEFDILEALRPHQKLEELTIEEYRGDGFPSWMKDASFSNMRVVRLKNCQNCALLPTMGKLPVLKELTIIGMNAVKKVGSEFYWGQGSCSSSCSFMAAFQSLETLNFEDMGEWEVWEVNAVMPKLRKLIVKCCPKLMGELPINKNIPPLLEVLSVEECGQLVVSFSEGTFPSLREIDIFGCNRMVITEKVDFKSLVSLTAYEVREVDVSAQFFSSSITGLPKLEELRVNGKGYKKINMEQQQLYHHLNTLRSLEIEDAFDLVSLEGGGGGENQQGLPVPLSFHTLTSIEYLSICNCESLVSFPDTGFPPTLRRLCIDDCAALKCIFLCEAERPSANCLEFLDICACPFLTSISSCGQLLPCLKSLRVDSCSSLTHISSSGQLPPCLESLDICNCPSLRCILSSGQLLPRLKSLDIVYCSSLTCILSSSQLLPCLESLNVNDCPSLTCILSSGQLLPCLKSLEVYACPSLLCISSSGQLLPCLKSLKVFGCPSLTCISSSDQLLPCLESLKVFGCPSLTCISSSSQLLPCLKSLEVRGCSSLTCISSSGQLLPYLKSLDVFMCPFLTCVSSRGPLPSSLEKLRIWDCEGLESVAVGGMAPHSSLQSFCIECCPELKSLPDGLEALRFLDEIKLYGCRNLESLPQGGLPTTLRSLVIHECEKLKDLHNPIHHLTSLTELRIEGPGCEDLLLSLFSDKAATTMLPTSLRDLSISNFPNLEKLSSKPFQNHNLSLQFLQIRACPKLTSISRHLLPPSLLSLEIFGCPRLKPKFAKGKGQLWPKIQYIPRVDMDGNSIFDPEPMCQEEIMYRQHVAERHRMEYRKRLMREFARRTETHSSNDSRRAQ from the exons ATGATGTTAAGAAGAAATTTGAGGACCTTGATGAAGCGAAGTGTTTACGGACTTTCCTCCGATGCTACCCTCCATCACAACACTTTTATTTCAAAACTTACATTACTTG ATCGAATTGGTGATTTGAAGCATCTACGGTACCTTAACCTTTCTGAAACCTATATTAGGGAGATGCCGAAATCAGTAAGCACACTCTGCAATCTACAAacattgatattgagaaaatgttTTTACTTTCGGAGATTTCCATCAGAGTTGTGGAAGTTAATCAACTTGCGTCATCTTGACATTAGTGGTGCAGGGATGATTAAAGGCATGCCTTCTCGGATTGGTGAATTAAGGAGCCTGCGGACATTACCAGATTTTATTGTCGGGGAAAATTATAGTGGGTCTTCAGGGATAGGAGAATTGAGGAATTTATTGTATCTTAAAGGAGAACTTTGTATATCTAGGTTGAGGAATGTAACCAATGCCGAGGAAGCAAGGAAGGCCAATTTGGTTAATAAGGAGGGCTTGTCTGCTTTAAAGCTACAGTGGAATAATGACAGTGAATCAGTAGACTCAAGTGCTGAATTTGACATACTGGAGGCACTACGACCTCATCAAAAGTTGGAAGAATTGACCATCGAGGAATACAGGGGTGATGGATTTCCCAGTTGGATGAAAGATGCATCATTCTCAAATATGAGAGTAGTAAGATTAAAGAATTGTCAGAACTGTGCATTGTTGCCAACGATGGGGAAACTACCAGTGCTCAAGGAACTTACTATTATAGGCATGAATGCTGTAAAGAAAGTGGGATCAGAATTCTACTGGGGGCAGGGGTCATGTAGTTCCTCATGCTCATTCATGGCAGCCTTTCAATCTTTGGAGACTTTGAATTTTGAGGATATGGGAGAATGGGAGGTTTGGGAGGTGAATGCAGTAATGCCTAAACTCCGTAAGCTTATTGTTAAGTGTTGTCCCAAACTTATGGGAGAGTTGCCCATTAATAAGAACATTCCTCCTTTACTTGAGGTACTTTCTGTTGAAGAGTGTGGTCAATTGGTGGTTTCCTTTTCTGAAGGTACTTTTCCTTCACTCCGTGAAATTGATATTTTTGGATGCAATAGAATGGTGATAACAGAGAAGGTTGACTTCAAGTCCCTTGTCTCACTAACTGCGTACGAAGTTCGAGAAGTGGATGTCTCTGCACAATTTTTTTCATCGAGTATCACTGGTTTACCTAAGCTTGAAGAATTGCGTGTTAATGGCAAAGGATATAAGAAGATTAATATGGAGCAACAACAACTATACCATCATCTCAATACCCTTCGAAGTTTGGAGATTGAAGATGCTTTCGACCTTGTTTCCttggaaggaggaggaggaggagagaatCAACAGGGTTTGCCTGTGCCACTATCGTTTCACACCCTCACCTCTATTGAATATCTGTCGATTTGTAACTGTGAAAGTCTGGTTTCTTTTCCAGACACAGGTTTTCCCCCCACTCTCAGACGACTTTGCATTGATGATTGTGCAGCTCTAAAGTGCATTTTTTTGTGTGAGGCGGAGAGACCCAGTGCCAACTGTCTCGAGTTCTTGGACATTTGTGCATGTCCGTTTCTCACGTCCATCTCATCCTGTGGTCAGCTGCTACCTTGTCTCAAGTCCTTGCGCGTTGATAGTTGTTCATCCCTCACGCACATCTCATCCAGTGGTCAGCTGCCACCTTGTCTCGAATCCTTGGACATTTGTAACTGTCCATCCCTCAGGTGCATCTTATCCAGTGGTCAGCTGCTACCGCGTCTTAAATCCTTAGACATTGTATACTGTTCATCTCTCACGTGCATCTTATCCAGCAGTCAATTGCTACCTTGTCTCGAATCGTTGAATGTTAATGATTGTCCATCTCTCACTTGCATCTTATCCAGTGGTCAGCTCCTACCTTGTCTCAAATCCTTGGAAGTTTATGCGTGTCCATCTCTCTTGTGCATCTCATCCAGCGGTCAACTGCTACCTTGTCTCAAATCCTTGAAGGTTTTTGGCTGTCCATCTCTCACTTGCATCTCATCCAGCGATCAGCTGCTACCTTGTCTCGAATCCTTGAAGGTTTTTGGCTGTCCATCTCTCACTTGCATCTCGTCCAGCAGTCAACTGCTACCTTGTCTCAAATCCTTGGAGGTTCGTGGCTGTTCATCTCTCACGTGCATCTCATCCAGCGGTCAGCTGCTACCTTATCTCAAATCCTTAGATGTTTTTATGTGTCCATTTCTCACGTGCGTCTCATCCCGGGGTCCGCTTCCGAGCTCCCTTGAGAAATTACGGATATGGGATTGTGAGGGGTTAGAATCGGTGGCAGTGGGTGGAATGGCTCCCCACTCCTCCCTTCAGTCTTTTTGTATTGAGTGCTGTCCCGAACTCAAATCCTTGCCAGATGGGTTGGAAGCTCTCAGGTTCCTCGACGAAATCAAGTTATATGGATGCCGTAATCTGGAGTCCCTTCCCCAAGGAGGGTTGCCCACAACCTTGAGATCACTTGTAATCCATGAATGCGAGAAACTCAAGGACCTGCACAACCCCATTCACCATCTCACCTCTCTCACAGAATTGCGAATTGAGGGGCCCGGCTGTGAGGATCTGCTGCTGTCCTTGTTCTCAGACAAAGCTGCTACTACGATGTTGCCCACCTCTCTTCGCGACCTGAGCATCTCCAATTTCCCAAATCTAGAAAAACTATCTTCCAAACCATTTCAAAACCacaatctctctcttcaattccttcAAATCAGAGCGTGCCCTAAACTCACATCCATTTCCCGCCATTTGCTGCCCCCCTCGCTTCTCAGCTTGGAAATCTTTGGATGTCCTCGTCTAAAACCAAAATTTGCCAAGGGGAAAGGACAACTTTGGCCCAAGATTCAGTACATTCCACGTGTCGATATGGATGGCAATTCCATCTTTGATCCTGAGCCCATGTGCCAAGAG GAAATAATGTATCGACAGCATGTCGCCGAGCGACACAGGATGGAATATCGCAAAAGGTTGATGAGGGAATTTGCACGCCGAACAGAAACTCATTCTTCAAATGATTCCAGGCGTGCTCAAtga
- the LOC131164999 gene encoding putative disease resistance RPP13-like protein 1 isoform X3, translating into MPVGELFLGAILQVLFDRLASRELLDFADREGLHSRIVGWGKRLQMIQDVLQDAENKQTKNSALRSWLKDLRDLAYDVEDLLDEFDTEALRRKLMADPQATTSKVQSFIPTCLNPSIILFRYQMSSKIKEIDGRFRNILEQKDHFGLEKILQRLTEVPSRPHTTSCVFDPRIYGRAEDIRKLKQSILTDNGSGEKVGVIPIVGMGGIGKTTLARHVFNDETVYGHFHEKAWVCVSDNYDIKRITKAILESFTSQSSSLNELNELQTKVNETLTEKKFLLVLDDVWNTDYVDWDNLRSPFGSGKQGSKIIVTTRNHNVVSTMAPMRSHFSLNHLSDDDCWLVFKQHAFEAGDMEEACPPNLISIGRKIVEKCKGLPLAAKSLGGLLRNKLNVREYEDVLNSEIWDLSEEGSNGIVPALKLSYYHLPAYLKPCFEYCSIFPKDYEFEEREVVFLWIAQGYISGEQMEDVGNQYFRELSSRLFFQPSSGDGSLFVMHDLIHNLARNIAEGDEKSEINKVRHFSYTSEEYDVKKKFEDLDEAKCLRTFLRCYPPSQHFYFKTYITCLKGSHWGQATGRLWWEETEGDDGGYAFWDASNYMCTSFVFTFACSGV; encoded by the exons ATGCCGGTGGGAGAGCTGTTTCTGGGTGCAATCCTGCAAGTGCTGTTTGACAGACTTGCCTCCCGTGAGTTGTTGGATTTTGCAGACCGAGAGGGGCTTCATTCTCGGATTGTCGGATGGGGAAAACGGTTgcagatgattcaagatgttcTACAAGATGCAGAAAATAAACAAACCAAAAATTCTGCTCTCAGGTCCTGGTTAAAAGATCTGAGAGACTTAGCTTATGATGTGGAGGATCTACTTGATGAGTTCGATACTGAAGCTTTGCGGCGTAAGTTGATGGCTGACCCCCAAGCTACTACCAGTAAGGTGCAATCCTTCATCCCTACTTGTTTGAACCCAAGTATTATTTTGTTCAGATATCAGATGAGTTCAAAGATAAAAGAGATTGATGGCCGATTCAGAAATATTTTGGAacaaaaggatcattttggtttGGAGAAGATACTTCAAAGACTGACAGAAGTTCCGTCAAGGCCACATACCACATCTTGTGTGTTTGATCCTCGTATTTATGGCAGGGCTGAGGACATAAGAAAGCTGAAACAATCAATCTTAACCGATAATGGAAGCGGTGAGAAAGTTGGTGTAATTCCCATCGTTGGGATGGGAGGGATAGGGAAGACAACCTTGGCCCGACACGTGTTCAATGATGAAACGGTGTATGGGCATTTTCATGAAAAAGCATGGGTTTGTGTATCAGATAACTATGATATAAAGAGAATCACAAAGGCAATTCTTGAGTCATTCACTTCCCAATCCTCTAGTTTGAATGAGTTGAATGAACTTCAAACCAAAGTGAATGAGACATTAAcagaaaagaaatttttacttgttttagaTGATGTATGGAATACTGATTATGTTGATTGGGATAATTTGCGGTCTCCCTTTGGATCTGGAAAACAAGGAAGCAAAATCATAGTGACAACCCGCAACCATAATGTCGTATCAACAATGGCACCTATGAGATCTCATTTTTCCTTGAACCATTTATCCGATGATGATTGTTGGTTGGTGTTTAAGCAACATGCATTTGAGGCTGGGGATATGGAAGAAGCATGCCCCCCCAATTTGATCTCAATTGGTAGGAAAATTGTGGAGAAGTGCAAAGGCTTGCCTTTGGCAGCAAAATCACTTGGTGGCCTTTTGCGCAATAAATTGAATGTGCGTGAATATGAAGATGTATTGAATAGTGAAATATGGGATTTATCTGAGGAGGGGAGCAATGGAATTGTTCCAGCATTAAAATTGAGTTATTATCATCTCCctgcatatttgaaaccctgctTTGAATATTGTTCAATATTCCCGAAGGATTATGAATTTGAGGAGAGGGAGGTAGTCTTTTTGTGGATAGCTCAGGGGTACATTTCAGGGGAACAAATGGAAGATGTCGGCAATCAATATTTTCGTGAATTGTCGTCAAGGTTATTTTTCCAACCATCAAGTGGCGatggatctctatttgtgatgcaTGATCTCATTCATAATTTGGCACGAAATATTGCAGAAGGTGATGAGAAAAGTGAGATAAATAAGGTTCGCCATTTTTCATACACTTCCGAGGAATATGATGTTAAGAAGAAATTTGAGGACCTTGATGAAGCGAAGTGTTTACGGACTTTCCTCCGATGCTACCCTCCATCACAACACTTTTATTTCAAAACTTACATTACTTG CTTGAAAGGTAGCCACTGGGGACAAGCAACTGGAAGGTTATGGTGGGAAGAAACTGAAGGGGATGATGGAGGGTATGCTTTCTGGGATGCAAGTAATTATATGTGCACAAGCTTTGTTTTCACATTCGCATGTTCTGGTGTTTAA